The following is a genomic window from Aerosakkonema funiforme FACHB-1375.
TAATTGTGCCGATGCACGATATGCCTACGGCACGCTGTGCGAAGGCACTCCTGCAAGTGCCTTAACAAAAGTTCATACAGTGTCGATTACTTTTGTCCGACTACTTAACTTCCCGCCGCCAAGTTCAACTTTAAGGTTTCTGCTGCTTCTCCATAGTTATCATCAATTGGATTAAGGATGAGATCGACAAAAGTTTGTCCGTCGGGAATAGTTAAAGTGCGAGTTGTTCCCGTACCGGAAATATTGCCGCCATTGGTGACGCTGAAGCTGTAGTCAACTGGGAAAGTGCCGCCTGTATTGCTTGTTACTGTGCTGCTGGGGTCGATGTTTAGATTTACAGTCAAATCGCCAGTGTTGGCAGTACCGCGACTGATGCGGTAAGTGCCTGTGTTACTGGCTGTTTCGTCAGCGTTGGCATCTGTAACTGTAAGGCTGATGGTAGTTAGGGAGTATTCAAAAGCACCGATATCAACGGCAGTACCGAAAATGCGGGGGTAGCCTGTACCTCGCTGATCGGTTGTGATGCCTGCGGGAACGCTAGCATTATTACCAGCATCAATAGCGGGACTGCCAGCAATTAGGGCGTGGGTTAAAGTGGAACCGCCATTATTAGCTAGGGTGGGATCGAGTACGCTGGCGGCAGTAACACCTGTAATATCGCTACCAAAACCGCTGCTGCTGCCAACATTCCCAATTATGTTGGCATTATTGCTGGTGAAAGTTCCCGAAACGTCCGCGTCAGTGGTGGCAGTGTTTCCAATGACGATCGAGTTTTTGACGGTAACAGTACCGCTTTCCACAAAAATTCCGCCACCAGTACTGGAATTGGCTGTGTTATTAAAAATCGTGCTGTTGACAATATTTAATTTTGCGGAATTACGGTTGCGGATAGCGCCGCCTTGACCGTTACCAATACCGCTGCCGTTATGAATGTTGCCGCTAATGGTGGTATTGGTTAGGTTTAATGTGGCACTCGCGCCATCGTTTTCGATCGCACCTCCCCCATCAACACTCCCGCCATCACCTTGGGCAGTGTTATTAGTGATAGTGCTATTTTGGATATTCATGGTGCCAAAATTGGCAATAGCACCGCCATCATCACCAGCAGCGTTGTTGCGTAGGGTGCTGTTGTTGATATTGACGATACCG
Proteins encoded in this region:
- a CDS encoding DUF4347 domain-containing protein yields the protein MPDNINTSSQPNSIVFIDSTVPDYQSLAAAVAPGTDVIIIYPTGDEINQISDILADRHNINAVHIISHGSPGSLQFGNSQLNEQNLHLYANQLQQWRNSLSINGDIFLYGCDVAAGDNGIAFVQQLSELTGADVAASDDLTGSAALDGDWDLEVKSGLIEAPLAFQVGVMEAYNAVLGTTINVTNVTELIQAINDANSESGAYVGADTINLAAGTYTLTSGTYNYFSGIDWGNSGLPVITSEITINGNGATIARDNSASTTFRLFTIGGASGKLTLNDVTLENGNVTGSTTGAAPDAGAISNISGIVNINNSTLRNNAAGDDGGAIANFGTMNIQNSTITNNTAQGDGGSVDGGGAIENDGASATLNLTNTTISGNIHNGSGIGNGQGGAIRNRNSAKLNIVNSTIFNNTANSSTGGGIFVESGTVTVKNSIVIGNTATTDADVSGTFTSNNANIIGNVGSSSGFGSDITGVTAASVLDPTLANNGGSTLTHALIAGSPAIDAGNNASVPAGITTDQRGTGYPRIFGTAVDIGAFEYSLTTISLTVTDANADETASNTGTYRISRGTANTGDLTVNLNIDPSSTVTSNTGGTFPVDYSFSVTNGGNISGTGTTRTLTIPDGQTFVDLILNPIDDNYGEAAETLKLNLAAGS